Proteins from a single region of Apium graveolens cultivar Ventura chromosome 7, ASM990537v1, whole genome shotgun sequence:
- the LOC141673288 gene encoding uncharacterized protein LOC141673288 produces the protein MSTDPDNNHDPNPGAWTLKVDGSSKNESSGAGLILKSPDGYIIQTAISFGFPTTNNQAEYEALIAGLKFSGTLRVQNLNIHSDSQIVVKQTNDEYIVKYPILVKYQALVQSHLSLIPQSRVLQICREENSEADYLSKLVQNSSDLDCFVYFEDLQKPTTEIEEVLELENSPNLMTLFINYLEKGGLPEDKGKAQRLKAKAAKFFLEEGSLYHRTFSSPILKCVGPVEAEYCLMEVHEWVCGDHMSAKALTHKIIRQGYYWPTIHQDAIEFVKKCKQCQLFSNVSRLSPILPSSVLSPIPFTVWGIDIMGPFPRARGDLRYLLVLIAYMTKWVKTKAMITINQQDCIKFMDNILMRFGILRGIIKWTAVYRVRI, from the coding sequence ATGAGCACTGACCCAGACAATAACCATGATCCTAACCCGGGAGCCTGGACTCTCAAAGTTGACGGGTCTTCAAAAAATGAAAGTTCAGGAGCCGGGCTCATCCTAAAGAGTCCTGATGGCTACATAATTCAAACTGCTATCTCATTCGGCTTTCCAACAACAAACAAccaggcagagtatgaagccttGATTGCGGGATTGAAGTTTTCCGGGACCCTCAGGGTCCAAAACCTAAATATCCATAGCGACTCCCAAATTGTAGTCAAGCAAACAAATGACGAATATATAGTGAAATATCCAATTCTAGTCAAATACCAAGCTTTGGTCCAGAGCCACCTTTCCTTGATACCACAGAGCCGAGTTCTACAAATATGCAGAGAGGAGAATTCAGAGGCAGATTACCTGTCCAAGCTGGTCCAGAACTCATCAGACCTAGATTGCTTTGTCTATTTCGAGGATCTACAAAAGCCAACTACAGAAATAGAAGAAGTCTTGGAATTAGAAAATAGCCCGAATTTGATGACTCTTTTCATCAATTATCTAGAAAAGGGAGGCCTCCCGGAAGATAAAGGGAAGGCTCAGAGACTCAAAGCTAAGGCAGCAAAATTCTTTCTTGAAGAGGGGTCACTCTATCACCGGACCTTCTCCTCACCTATCCTAAAATGCGTTGGCCCAGTGGAGGCAGAGTATTGTTTAATGGAAGTCCATGAGTGGGTATGCGGAGATCATATGTCTGCAAAGGCCCTGACTCATAAGATAATAAGGCAGGGTTATTACTGGCCAACAATCCACCAAGATGCAATTGAATTTGTGAAAAAATGCAAGCAATGCCAACTCTTCAGTAATGTATCCCGGCTCAGCCCAATCCTACCCTCCTCAGTCCTATCTCCAATCCCCTTCACTGTTTGGGGGATAGATATTATGGGACCCTTTCCCCGGGCTAGAGGAGATCTAAGATACCTATTAGTCTTAATCGCCTACATGACTAAATGGGTGAAAACAAAGGCAATGATAACCATAAACCAGCAGGATTGCATAAAATTCATGGATAACATCTTGATGAGGTTCGGAATCCTAAGAGGTATCATAAAATGGACCGCGGTTTATCGGGTCAGAATTTGA